One genomic segment of Helianthus annuus cultivar XRQ/B chromosome 14, HanXRQr2.0-SUNRISE, whole genome shotgun sequence includes these proteins:
- the LOC110907061 gene encoding glycine-rich cell wall structural protein-like yields the protein MERVLMVRGGMTGDWLGAGERVGWAGKEFGCGSEAVGDWRGEEFGPVGGEGMDGLVLRGIPDAGIGLDGWLEWAVGLGEGGGLCGVVGWGWVGSCGVAVGLGVGGGELYWAGDEVGVAGEVEE from the coding sequence ATGGAACGGGTTCTGATGGTGCGAGGGGGTATGACAGGTGATTGGTTAGGGGCCGGGGAGAGGGTCGGTTGGGCCGGCAAAGAGTTTGGGTGTGGGTCAGAGGCGGTGGGCGATTGGAGAGGTGAAGAGTTTGGGCCGGTTGGTGGAGAGGGGATGGATGGGCTGGTATTGAGAGGAATCCCAGACGCCGGGATTGGGCTGGATGGGTGGTTAGAGTGGGCCGTTGGGCTAGGGGAGGGAGGTGGACTGTGTGGGGTGGTCGGTTGGGGTTGGGTTGGAAGTTGTGGCGTAGCTGTTGGGCTAGGGGTGGGAGGTGGCGAGTTATATTGGGCTGGTGACGAGGTGGGTGTGGCTGGCGAAGTGGAGGAGTGA
- the LOC110907060 gene encoding uncharacterized protein LOC110907060, which produces MDSKNHPALAVSNIKTHIPITLEQDSAQYTTWSTLFQVQCRIFEVADHLSPPPAAASSSSADSEKKADDSADKALWQRIDAVVLQWIYATISPALLHVILSPGQTAYEAWTAVQNQFNDNKTTRAVFLGQEFAHLSLDGFSSMAEYCQRAKHLADQLKAVGSPVDDNMLVIKILTGLTEQYDSISTVLQNRDPLPDFNEVRSRLTMEEDKKKRQTARAAQLSATALAASVSSPSQNSHQQPSFYPASDRGRGRSRGRGRGRGRNYNNRNYSSRGQQPNTPTHPYIVFPSNWTANQWASLLHGSNSASSPTIPPCPYPSKPNTVGPNS; this is translated from the coding sequence ATGGATTCCAAAAATCACCCGGCTCTTGCCGTCTCTAATATCAAAACACATATCCCCATCACGCTTGAACAGGATTCCGCACAATATACAACTTGGTCCACTCTATTCCAAGTTCAGTGCAGGATTTTTGAAGTTGCTGATCACCTCAGCCCACCGCCGGCCGCCGCCTCCTCTTCCTCTGCAGACTCAGAAAAGAAAGCCGATGATTCAGCCGATAAGGCCCTCTGGCAGCGCATCGATGCAGTTGTTCTTCAGTGGATTTACGCCACCATCTCCCCCGCTCTTCTCCACGTTATTCTCTCTCCCGGGCAAACGGCATATGAAGCATGGACAGCCGTGCAAAATCAGTTTAATGATAACAAGACCACTCGAGCGGTGTTTCTCGGTCAAGAATTTGCTCATCTCAGCCTTGACGGTTTTTCCTCTATGGCTGAGTACTGCCAACGGGCGAAACACCTCGCTGATCAACTTAAGGCAGTCGGTTCCCCTGTTGATGACAACATGCTGGTCATTAAGATCTTAACAGGCCTCACAGAACAGTACGACAGTATCTCAACAGTATTACAGAATCGCGACCCGCTTCCTGATTTTAATGAGGTACGATCACGTCTCACCATGGAAGAAGACAAGAAGAAGCGTCAAACCGCCCGCGCGGCCCAGCTTTCCGCTACTGCCCTCGCAGCCTCTGTCTCCTCACCCTCACAGAATTCACATCAGCAACCTAGTTTCTATCCGGCTTCGGATCGCGGTCGTGGTCGCTCACGCGGTCGCGGTCGTGGTCGTGGTCGAAACTACAACAACCGCAACTATTCCAGTCGTGGCCAGCAACCTAATACTCCAACTCATCCCTACATCGTGTTCCCGAGTAATTGGACCGCCAACCAATGGGCCTCACTTTTACATGGTTCTAACTCTGCATCGTCCCCGACTATACCGCCGTGCCCATATCCCTCCAAACCAAACACTGTTGGTCCAAACTCATAG